The Megalobrama amblycephala isolate DHTTF-2021 linkage group LG18, ASM1881202v1, whole genome shotgun sequence genome segment gaggagctcgacagggttcgccaagcggggaacacgactggagagaagtatgcacgtatccggccagtggcgggaatggcattgcaagccgacacttagagtgggtacaacacgtctaccgactagtggatgcgagtacacgtgaagataccggctctacacgtaggctataaaacctagcgaacgtgttgggtgtcgcccagcccgcagctctacagaatatctgtcagcgaggcgccatgagccagcgcccaggaagaggccacccctctggtggagtgggctctcaacccgagcgggcaaggcacgcccttgggattcatacgccaaggcgatggcatccactatccagtgggccatcctctgcttggagacagcctttcccttctgctggcctccgtaacagatgaagagctgatctgaggtcctgaagcttcgcgttctatccacgtaaacgcgcagagcgcggacgggacagagcaaagctagggctgggtctgcctcctccgagggcagcgcttgcaggttcactacctgatcctctgaagggagtggtaggaaccttgggcacgtatccaggccggggtctcaggaatgaacgtgagaatcaccgggcccgaactTCTAGGCACGctttcgtcgaccgaaaatgcatgcagatcccctaccctcttcagggaagccaatgcgaACCAGAAGGAACCGTTTTTTTCTAGAGGACATTAACCtttcaggtcgactgattgcaaaggctcaaagggatgaccccggagagctgtgagaaccagggtcagaatcccaagagggtacggaggaagggcgaggaggatttaatctcctcgctcccctcaggaatcctgacgatcagatcgtgtcttccccagggacttaccctcaactgcgtggtgatgtgcaggcgatagcggcaacatacaccttcaagggtggagggagacagccttcgctccaacccttcttgcaggaaggaaagcacaggatccgaccgaacatgatcgggggtcctctcggcgagaggcgcaccattcgacgaacaggttccacttcaacgcatagagactcctagtggaaggagctctagcggaagtgatggtgtctacgaccgcttgcgggagatcactcagaacctccgcatcccgtccagggaccacacgtggaggttccatagatcgggacgcgggtgccacagggtgccccgtctctgagtcaggaggtccttcctcagaggaatcggccagggaggggctgtcgcgaggagaatgaggtctgagaaccaggtccgagtgggccagtacggagccactaacagaacctgctccccgtcctccctgaccttgcacatggagttgtgcgagaaggctcactgggggaaacgcatatttgcgcagacccgggggccagctgtgtgccagggcatccgtgccgagcgtgccgccggtcagggcaataaaaccactggcagagggcagtttccggggaggcaaacaggtctacctgggcctcgccgaaacgctgccaaatcagctggaccgcctgggggtggagccgccactcgcccgcaagtggaggctgccgtgacagctcgtcggctgcacggttgagcacacctgaggacatgagtggcccgaagggacctcagataccttctgactccacaacaagagatggcgggcgagttgcgacatgcgacgggaagcgtagaccaccttgacggtcgatgtacgcaacggccgcagtgctgtgtgagcggactagaacgtgcttgcctgacaacagcttcttgaagcgggccagctcaagacgaaccgctagcaactcgaggcaattgatatgccaatgcagctgaggccccgtccaaagacctgtccactgcatgcccgttgtacgtggccccctatcccgtggcagaggcatctgtggagaccacagcgtgcctggacacttgttcgaggggtactccggcccgcaggaacgaagggtccgaccacctggacaagggtgcgacggcagctcggtgtcacggggaacacggagcgtgccgcactgccacgcccatctcgggacccggccgcggagccagtgttgaagcggtctcatatgaagcaatccgagcggcgtgaccgcggctgcagatgccatatgccccaggagcctctgaaaatctttcagtggaaccgctgtcctgcgcttgagcgaactcaggcagttcaacaccgactggacgcgcgcctcggtgagacgcgcagtccgtgcgaaccgagtctagctcgagaccgagataagagatcctctgcccgggggcgaagtttgctcttgtcccagttgacccgaagacccaaccggctgaggtgagctaaaaccatgtccctgtgttcgcacaactgctctcgcgagctggccaggatcagccagtcgtcgagatagttgagaatacgaacgccctgttccttgaggggaacaatggccgcctccgcaaccttcgtaaagacgcggggtgacagggccagcccgaagggtaggaccttgtactgatatgcccgaccctcgaacgcaaaccggaggaagggtctgtgtcgaggcagaatcgagacatgaaagtacgcgtccttcaggtctattgctgcaaaccaatcccggggacggacgcattcgaaaatgcgtttctgcgtgagcatcttgaacggcatcttgtgaagataccggttcaggacgcgcagatccaggattggccgtagcccaccgccctttttcggtacaatgaagtaggggctgtagaaaccccgacttcatatcggctggagggaccggctcgattgcatccttcgccaggaggacagcaatctccgcccggagaacaggtggcactgtccaacgacacctgagtgaagtggacagcccctgaagaccgggggacgccgggcgaactgaatcgcatagccgagtctgatagtgcgaatgagccagctgGGACAGGGCTGGGGAAGCGCTGCTCCACGCCTTCCAGactccgagccagcgggaccaaaggcaccacagacgcaccgggggtggggcagcaaggcagagagggacccgactcggacggcttGGGAAGCGGCCGCGGAGTggggtcggactctgcgaggcagcagtgtgcatgggagacggcgcacgggacgCGGTCTGCGCCATCACACTGCCGCCTGGCTGGCGAATGGGGAGGGAGCTGCCAGcggcgaggcggggcctggcacactggcagacacaccttgttgtgacctggagtttgaggaaactgcttctttttgtggcaaagtgggtaccgctggactccggagagccagcggcggtagatggacagaccgccacaaaatccccccggccctcctctgggggtgggagagcagatggaatactctcccaaagggcaggaaccttccgctccaggtcgcccgtctcagggccgagtTTTCCCCGACCGCTTGCCACCTGGGTTGAcagagacgggctgggcaccacgtccgcgaccaggcaccctgctgtttggctggtgtaggctgctgctttgccgacttagcaggggcggaggaaggacgcaggcgggcgccctcggcgacgagcgggctgaggctgagccacgggcggctgggtggaggcagcagcggaccgccgtggcatgacatgtctgatagcctcagcctgcttctgtgcagcggagaactgttgggcacagctctccaccgcgtcgccgaaaaggccgaccggagacacgggggaatccaggaaccgatgtttgtcggtctccctcatgtctgccaaggtcagccagaggtggcgttgctggactaccagagtagacatcgcctggccaacagaacgcgctgtcaccttcgttgcccggagggcaaggtcagtggcagcgcgcagctccccaagcagctgttggtcaggaccttcctggggcatctgcgacagcgcttttgcctgatagacctgcaaaagggccatcgcgtgcagggcagaggcagcctgcccacaggcactgtaagctttctcagtcagaccggctgagaattCACAGGCctgggacgggagacgcggctcaccgCGCCAGCCAGCggccgttggacacaactgcatcgcaacagaccgctcgactggcgggatctTCGCGTATCcccctggcttccccgccgtccagggaggtgaaggcggacgagggaccagGCCCTGTACGAGCCCCATACGGagcttgccaagacctggtcacctcatcgtgtacttccgggaagaaaggcattggggcgggacgctggatttgaccagcgcgaccccccccaagtaccaatcgtccaaccgagatgggccgggacagggtggagggttccactccaagcccgacgcacaaggcggcccgggagAGCACAGCCGCGAGCTCGGGATCCGATTCGGGCAACACTACCGTCccgggcggcagcgcgtccggatcttcctcccccgaggactcaggctcaccttccgatgcagcaggtcgacatccgatccgccgccggcacaccaaaggtaacggctggacagtccgtagagggcccagcggaaaccaacggtggcacgatgggttgcggtgctgatgaggcggcaggggcccgaggagcgtttccgctcggcggggaaaGCCCTGACCGTAAGCCTCAGGTCACCCTTCCTATACACCGCCGAACCGTCATTCCGGTTCCCgggggccggaaaaaacggtcgaacggggcacaggggaggggacccccgcttcctgagacttcaggaaggagagtcctcgacctcagcaccgcgataggtcatgttcccgcaatgggaacatgaaccattcacaaaagctgcttcagcgtgctgaatgcccaaacacgagatgcaacgattgtgcccatcagcagggaccagggaacgaccgcacccattaacgcacagacgaaatgacatactgtcagggttcgtctgtaaagctcttttagaaggggaaaacAGTCAACTCGCTCGtgccgaagcacacagggagtgacgcgatgtgccaggtacaccactccctggacacaccgaggaaccggcccaaatcgcaacacacacactttcactctAGGCgtgtgctgtgaaaacagcagttgagagctataGCTCGGATCCTCGggagctcgcgacctcgctgtagCACCGTTACACCGGCACACACGGCTTGCTGTGAATCCTCTTCGAGGCAGTTTAGAATAAATCACACAAACAGTCTTCTTAAACAGGACACCActgaatggctccgaagcgaaagacagagtgcgattgcatctgcttcctatttatatacacctgtcgggggcggtgcacattatgcaaatatcgcacgccaattccattggcttgttttagtttacacgaagctgatagggctctctaagcgatatcccaattcgtcggtcactactgacgtacgtcgaacgtgaccgactgaaagggaactatgGACTACAAATAGACACAAAATACTGCAGCAAGATTGAATGTTTCATAAACtagaaaaaagtgtaaaacCTAACAAACAATTATAAATAAAGTGAAAGTGAAGTGTGGCCAAATATGGCATcccatacttggaatttgtgctctgcatttcacccatccaagtgcacacacacaccgttAACACACATCAGCAGTGGCTGTTTTGGCTGCAGTGCCCGGcaagtgattgggggttaggtgccttgttCAAGAGCACCTCAGTTGtaggtaatgagagtggaagagagcgctgttcattcactccccccagCAACATTTCCTGTTggtactgagactcgaacccatgaccttcgGGTTTACAAGTCCAACTCTCTAACTATTAGGCCACAACTGTCTAAATGCAAATATGTTGTAATTGAGCTGTCAAATGAAACTCGCTCCAATGTACAGAACCAGTATGCAATGGAAAGGTACTGAAAGTGTCACTAGAAAAGACCTGAGAGTTTGCTGGGAGCTTTGTGTATGTAGTATGtcatgaaattaaatattgtagGTTTTTTATTACTGATTCCTACTGTGTTCCTAAATTTTAAAAGTCTAGTTCTGAAATATGAACTTATAACTGAATTGAGAGCTAACTGTTTTGCTCATGAGAAGAGATTTTTCAATGGGGAAAATGTGAAACCTGAGATCAGATTTTGTTGTTCATCTTAAATTGTGGATGTTCTGTCCATGATCCAGCAACGAAGTGTGGTTGACATCCTCCTGACTTGGCCATACATCTCTTGGTTGATGTGGTCTAGTGTGAAGGTTAGCTATATAGTGGTTTGCTGCTATGACCAGGTGACATTGGTAGTTCCTTCTCCACTTAATATGCTAACAAGTGAAACTACACGATTCAAACTAAATGATTCAAACTAAATAATATACCAAATTCAACATGTTATTTGGCTTTGTTGCCTTTTTTCCAAGTTAAAAATAAGGATTACAAAGTTTGCAAGGaccataattataattaatccCAAGATGCTTTGTAACATCTTCAAATGATTTCCCAGCTGAAAAAAGGATGTTATAAGACTTCTAGTTTTCCACATGCAGATACACAGCTCCAGAATTGTTGATCtgattgtttgcttttttttttctaagctcCATCTTTGATTGTCTGATTTCCTATACAGCCAACAATGGATACTGAAGCCtaatgaatatattgtaaatgaATGTAGCCATTTTAGCACATATTAATATTgtcttatgtaaattttatgtgcatttttattattattatttcagaatATCATTGTTTTGTGTGATTTGAAGCAATATCCATAACTTGATGGATAACATGTCTTATCCTGTGATACTGACTCTTATGGTGCCCAAAGAATCTAAATCATATAGGCATATATATTTCACTTGTTTTCTTTTCCTTTATCTGCTTATATTGTCAATTAATATACGCCTTGTTATGGTCATTATCATGACAAAAACACTTCATGAACCGATGTACATATTCTTGTCTCATCTGTGTATTAATGGGGTTTACGGAGCCTCAGGATTCTATCCTAAATTTCTGTCTGATTTAATATTGGATTCATATGTGATCTCCTCTCACATGTGTGCTCTGCAATCCTTTGTTATTTACAGCTCTTTACTGTGTGAATTTACAATATTAACAGTCATGTCTTATGATAGATATATAGCCATATGCAAACCTTTAGACTATCATTCCAAATTAACTAAATTCACCTGTTTGAAATTAATTCTGTTTTCATGGATTGTTCCCAACATCTCTGTGATTCCAGCAGCCCTGTTATCAAACCTGAAACCATTTTGTAAATATCACATTGACAAGTTCTATTGTGACAACTGGTCAATTGTAAAACtgtcttgtgcatcatcttttgTGAATAATGTCTATGGATATATTGTTGCTGTTATATTTTTTAT includes the following:
- the LOC125252942 gene encoding olfactory receptor 5M3-like, giving the protein MDNMSYPVILTLMVPKESKSYRHIYFTCFLFLYLLILSINIRLVMVIIMTKTLHEPMYIFLSHLCINGVYGASGFYPKFLSDLILDSYVISSHMCALQSFVIYSSLLCEFTILTVMSYDRYIAICKPLDYHSKLTKFTCLKLILFSWIVPNISVIPAALLSNLKPFCKYHIDKFYCDNWSIVKLSCASSFVNNVYGYIVAVIFFICAVIIIVSYVKLIFACKASLESRKKFWQTCLPHILSLINFTLALLFDVTFSRYGSNDIPESLRNFLALELIIVPPVFNPVIYGLNITAVRKQVFTSCVAARVKVSGARKKG